A window of the Candidatus Bathyarchaeia archaeon genome harbors these coding sequences:
- a CDS encoding YkgJ family cysteine cluster protein — protein sequence MLPVPWRYIESWNCNGCGLCCKGFDVVLDFPEWVNIVKTYGVDYTIPGLSRLYLRRKNDGTCVFLQNHYNSWLCSMQHMKPAACKLWPFKISDKPRYGRPKEAEYPLTSMKLYVYVDPSCVGLRWGTPNPEFVSFVLPEFVDLALGQRRKQYYSTSRPFSPQSWKPW from the coding sequence ATGTTGCCCGTTCCTTGGCGTTACATCGAATCCTGGAATTGCAATGGTTGCGGTTTATGCTGCAAAGGCTTTGACGTGGTCTTGGATTTTCCCGAGTGGGTAAACATAGTCAAGACCTATGGCGTAGACTACACGATACCCGGCTTAAGCCGACTCTATCTGAGGCGTAAAAACGACGGCACCTGCGTGTTTTTGCAAAACCACTACAACAGTTGGCTGTGCTCAATGCAACATATGAAGCCAGCGGCATGCAAGTTGTGGCCTTTCAAGATTTCTGACAAGCCGCGATACGGGCGCCCTAAAGAAGCGGAATACCCTTTGACGAGCATGAAATTATACGTGTATGTTGACCCGTCTTGTGTAGGTCTTCGCTGGGGCACCCCGAATCCAGAGTTTGTTAGCTTTGTGTTGCCAGAATTTGTCGATCTTGCGCTGGGGCAGCGTAGAAAACAGTATTATTCGACGTCAAGACCGTTTTCTCCACAGTCTTGGAAGCCTTGGTGA
- a CDS encoding type II secretion system F family protein: MLKPAGMGKIFGWMLNLLSGANSPEEIETELPFAVMMFTTLAASGVTLYESWKKMRNAHLLPKIQTDAEDMVRQVEVLGYDPLTVMQKKAEKTKSKTYRDFLAGFASSVRSGGSTVSFLRSKLRSILEIQSAASLRAVEKLGTLVEAYAVMMIVTLCTYILYVTMSSTQIFEVMYSGGMRSRGPEPFVYLLIFVIMPSISIVFMLFAQKARKSTFISLTSVYRKFLFPAVGVSVFAALVYFVPQLQFIAEHSRLPLVVTACLAGVSVPSAIAYHRLAAENFAAEESMPSFLRDVTEARKIGLSPEKSIIHASKRKGYGRFSGLLESVRSQIEWGVGLKKIFASVRKRIQSWPVLVHFFILIETIEIGGGSTNALEILAEYSEKNKDIETNKRSLLKPYIILAFIWSVLIALTTTIVALTIYVLAQISLPGMAQASFDLMQLQITLFSIGIILQTWMSGFFIGKINEGTFAAGFKYSAMLAVTAYVSLVLSQNLLAGLYTLGSSI; the protein is encoded by the coding sequence TTGCTAAAACCCGCAGGCATGGGCAAGATCTTCGGTTGGATGCTCAACCTACTCTCCGGAGCTAACTCTCCCGAAGAAATTGAGACAGAGTTGCCCTTCGCGGTTATGATGTTCACGACCCTAGCTGCGAGCGGCGTTACGCTTTATGAGAGCTGGAAGAAGATGCGCAACGCTCACCTGTTGCCGAAGATTCAAACAGACGCTGAAGACATGGTGAGGCAAGTGGAGGTCTTAGGCTACGACCCGCTCACCGTTATGCAGAAGAAAGCTGAGAAAACCAAGTCGAAGACTTACCGAGACTTTCTAGCAGGATTTGCCTCATCAGTTAGAAGCGGAGGCAGCACCGTCAGTTTTCTCAGAAGCAAACTCCGCTCAATTTTGGAAATTCAGAGCGCAGCCTCGCTGCGGGCAGTTGAAAAATTAGGCACGCTTGTTGAAGCTTACGCCGTGATGATGATCGTGACCCTGTGCACCTACATATTGTACGTTACCATGTCTTCAACTCAGATTTTCGAAGTTATGTACTCGGGCGGTATGAGGTCAAGAGGTCCAGAACCTTTCGTGTATTTGCTCATCTTTGTGATAATGCCATCGATTTCCATAGTGTTCATGTTGTTTGCGCAAAAGGCTCGCAAGAGCACGTTCATATCGCTCACTTCAGTTTATCGCAAGTTCCTTTTTCCAGCTGTCGGCGTTTCAGTCTTTGCTGCCTTGGTCTACTTCGTGCCTCAACTGCAATTCATAGCTGAACATAGCAGGCTACCGTTGGTAGTGACTGCTTGCCTAGCCGGGGTTTCAGTGCCCTCAGCCATCGCGTACCACAGACTTGCAGCAGAAAACTTCGCCGCGGAAGAGTCCATGCCGAGTTTTCTGAGAGACGTAACCGAAGCCAGAAAAATCGGGTTGTCTCCAGAGAAGAGCATTATTCACGCTTCCAAGAGGAAAGGCTACGGAAGATTTTCCGGTCTGCTTGAGAGTGTCAGAAGCCAGATTGAATGGGGAGTCGGCTTGAAGAAAATCTTCGCCAGCGTCAGAAAGAGGATTCAAAGCTGGCCTGTGCTTGTTCACTTTTTCATACTGATCGAGACGATTGAGATTGGTGGCGGATCAACCAATGCTCTGGAGATCTTGGCTGAGTATTCTGAGAAGAACAAGGACATTGAAACAAACAAGCGGTCGTTGCTTAAACCTTACATTATTTTAGCTTTCATTTGGAGCGTGCTGATTGCCTTAACTACTACGATTGTGGCTTTGACAATCTACGTGTTGGCGCAGATTTCGCTTCCAGGCATGGCTCAAGCTTCATTTGACCTTATGCAACTTCAGATAACCTTGTTTTCCATCGGCATCATTCTTCAAACGTGGATGTCGGGTTTCTTCATAGGCAAAATCAACGAGGGCACGTTTGCAGCAGGCTTCAAGTATTCGGCGATGCTGGCGGTCACCGCTTACGTGTCTCTCGTGCTGTCTCAGAATCTTTTGGCAGGTTTGTACACGCTTGGCTCTTCAATATAG